From Paraburkholderia sabiae, a single genomic window includes:
- a CDS encoding enoyl-CoA hydratase/isomerase family protein codes for MSAVLEQDVVHEPDVLFRVVNRVAIVTLNRPAALNALSHDMVRELAVLIERCRNDSEIVAVVLRGAGTKGFCAGGDVRALHGMRQRNESGWLQFFIDEYRLDYALHTFPKPVVALLDGIAMGGGMGLGQAARLRIVTERTKIAMPETRIGFLPDVGATRFLSVLPAEIELYVGLTGATLTGADALLLQLADLCVPSEWLDTFEERLLRIDTSDVAAGDLLRALRTVFEPPCNIVPHAGIGVFTQSIMRHFDRRSGIERIVATLRQDLEREHAREVRQWLQATYDALTSHSPTMLYVTRDALLRGRQMTLAECFRMELGIVTRAIEEGDFSEGVRAHLVDKDRKPRWAPATLAEVRPERVRHFLSSPWRAQAHPLADLGGDA; via the coding sequence ATGAGCGCCGTTCTCGAACAGGACGTTGTGCACGAACCGGACGTGCTGTTTCGCGTCGTCAATCGCGTCGCGATCGTCACGCTCAACCGGCCCGCCGCGCTCAACGCGCTGTCGCACGATATGGTGCGCGAACTGGCCGTGCTGATCGAACGCTGTCGCAACGATAGCGAGATCGTCGCCGTCGTGCTGCGCGGCGCGGGCACGAAAGGTTTCTGCGCGGGCGGCGACGTGCGTGCACTGCACGGCATGCGTCAACGCAACGAGAGCGGCTGGCTCCAGTTCTTCATCGATGAATACCGGCTCGACTACGCGCTGCATACGTTTCCGAAGCCCGTCGTCGCACTGCTCGACGGCATCGCGATGGGCGGCGGCATGGGACTCGGTCAGGCCGCGCGGCTGCGCATCGTCACCGAGCGCACGAAGATCGCGATGCCCGAGACGCGCATCGGTTTTCTGCCCGATGTGGGCGCGACGCGTTTTCTGTCCGTGTTGCCCGCCGAGATCGAACTGTATGTCGGGCTGACGGGCGCGACGCTCACGGGTGCCGACGCGCTGCTGCTCCAGCTTGCCGATCTGTGCGTACCGTCGGAATGGCTCGATACGTTCGAAGAGCGCCTGCTGCGCATCGATACATCCGACGTCGCTGCCGGCGATCTGCTGCGCGCGTTGCGCACGGTATTCGAGCCGCCGTGCAACATCGTTCCCCACGCAGGGATCGGCGTTTTCACGCAATCGATCATGCGGCACTTCGACCGGCGTTCGGGCATCGAGCGCATCGTCGCGACGTTGCGCCAGGATCTCGAACGCGAACATGCGCGCGAAGTGCGTCAATGGCTGCAGGCCACTTACGATGCGCTCACGTCGCATTCGCCGACCATGCTGTACGTGACGCGCGATGCGTTGTTGCGCGGCCGTCAGATGACACTCGCCGAATGCTTCCGGATGGAGCTGGGCATCGTCACGCGTGCAATCGAAGAGGGTGATTTCAGCGAGGGCGTGCGCGCGCATCTCGTCGACAAGGACCGCAAGCCGCGCTGGGCGCCCGCGACGCTGGCCGAAGTGCGGCCGGAACGTGTGCGGCATTTCCTGTCGTCGCCGTGGCGGGCGCAGGCGCATCCGCTGGCGGATCTTGGCGGGGATGCCTAA
- a CDS encoding CoA-acylating methylmalonate-semialdehyde dehydrogenase, whose translation MSAIPTTVAGQKVETVKLLINGEFVESNATEWRDIVNPATQEVLARVPFATQAEVDAAIRSAHAAFATWKNTPIGARMRIMLKYQALIREHMPRIAKTLTAEQGKTLPDAEGDIFRGLEVVEHACSIGTLQQGEFAENVAGAVDTYTLRQPIGVCAGITPFNFPAMIPLWMFPMAIVCGNTFVLKPSEQDPLSTMQLVELAIEAGVPKGVLNVVHGGKEVVDALCTHELVKAISFVGSTAVGTHVYNLGSQHGKRVQSMMGAKNHAVVLPDANREQTLNALVGAGFGAAGQRCMATSVVVLVGASKDWLPSLVEKAKTLKVNAGHEAKTDVGPVVSRAAKARILGLIETGVKEGATLALDGRDVHVAGYADGNFIGPTIFSDVTVEMDVYRTEIFGPVLCVMTVPTLDDAIALVNGNPMGNGVGLFTQSGAAARKFQSEIDVGQVGINIPIPVPVPFFSFTGSRGSKLGDLGPYGKQVVQFYTQTKTVTARWFDDATVADGVNTTIALR comes from the coding sequence ATGAGCGCAATTCCAACGACAGTCGCGGGCCAGAAAGTCGAGACCGTGAAGCTGCTGATCAACGGCGAGTTCGTCGAATCGAACGCGACCGAGTGGCGCGACATCGTGAATCCGGCGACGCAGGAAGTACTCGCGCGCGTGCCGTTCGCGACGCAAGCCGAAGTAGACGCTGCGATCCGTTCCGCACACGCTGCGTTTGCAACGTGGAAGAACACGCCGATCGGCGCGCGCATGCGCATCATGTTGAAGTATCAGGCGCTGATTCGCGAGCACATGCCGCGCATCGCGAAGACATTGACGGCAGAGCAGGGCAAGACGCTGCCCGACGCCGAGGGCGATATTTTCCGCGGCCTCGAAGTGGTCGAGCATGCGTGTTCGATCGGCACGCTGCAACAGGGCGAGTTCGCGGAGAACGTCGCGGGTGCGGTCGACACGTACACGTTGCGCCAGCCGATTGGTGTGTGCGCGGGCATCACGCCGTTCAACTTCCCCGCGATGATTCCGCTATGGATGTTCCCGATGGCGATCGTATGCGGCAACACGTTCGTGCTGAAGCCTTCGGAACAGGATCCGCTGTCGACGATGCAACTCGTCGAACTCGCGATCGAAGCGGGCGTTCCGAAGGGCGTGCTGAACGTGGTGCATGGCGGCAAGGAAGTCGTTGATGCATTGTGCACGCATGAGCTAGTGAAGGCGATTTCGTTCGTCGGATCGACGGCTGTGGGCACGCATGTGTACAACCTCGGCAGCCAGCACGGCAAGCGCGTGCAATCGATGATGGGCGCGAAGAATCACGCTGTCGTGTTGCCTGATGCGAATCGTGAGCAGACGTTGAATGCGCTCGTTGGCGCGGGATTTGGCGCGGCTGGGCAGCGGTGTATGGCGACTTCCGTTGTCGTGCTCGTGGGTGCGTCTAAGGACTGGTTGCCTTCTTTGGTCGAGAAAGCGAAGACGTTGAAGGTGAACGCGGGACACGAGGCTAAGACGGACGTTGGGCCCGTTGTTTCGCGTGCCGCGAAGGCTCGTATTCTTGGCCTCATCGAAACGGGTGTGAAGGAAGGGGCTACGTTGGCGCTCGATGGGCGTGATGTGCATGTTGCTGGCTACGCCGATGGCAATTTCATCGGGCCGACGATTTTTTCTGACGTGACCGTTGAGATGGATGTTTATCGGACCGAGATTTTTGGGCCTGTGTTGTGCGTGATGACGGTGCCCACGCTCGATGATGCGATTGCGCTTGTTAATGGAAATCCCATGGGGAATGGGGTTGGGCTCTTTACGCAGAGCGGCGCGGCGGCTCGTAAATTCCAGAGTGAAATCGATGTTGGGCAGGTGGGGATCAATATTCCTATTCCCGTGCCGGTGCCTTTTTTTAGTTTTACGGGATCTCGTGGGTCGAAGCTTGGGGATCTTGGGCCTTATGGCAAGCAGGTTGTGCAGTTTTATACGCAGACTAAGACTGTTACTGCGCGGTGGTTTGATGATGCGACTGTTGCCGATGGCGTGAATACTACCATCGCGTTGAGGTAG
- a CDS encoding AMP-binding protein produces the protein MTAEAQGFFDARDLLLRHRTDYERAYSEFRWPELGEFNWALDYFDVIAQDNSNPALWIVDDPSQEGLKLSYAQMSERSSRMANFLRELGVGRGDRLLLMLPNRVELWDVMLAAMKLGAIVLPATTQLSPDDVRDRVQIGGANVVVVDSAETAKFDNLDVPLKRISVGAPRDGWTDIAAAYKASSSFTPDGITRASDPMLLYFTSGTTSKPKLVEHTHQSYPVGHLSTMYWIGLQPNDIHWNISSPGWAKHAWSCFFAPWNAQACVFVYNFARFVPKETLDVLVRCNVTTLCAPPTVWRMLVQEPLASYPVKLREIVGAGEPLNPEIIERVRHAWNITIRDGYGQTETTCQIGNPPGQPVVPGSMGRPLPGYRVELVDADDHPVTEGEIALPLDSRPLGLMTGYANNPKATEHAMRNGYYHTSDVAMRRDDGYLVYVGRSDDVFKSSDYRLSPFELESVLIEHEAIAEAAVVPSNDPLRLSVPKAFVTVRHGFEAGPELARDVFRFSREKLAPYKRIRRLQFSDLPKTISGKIRRVELRRRELERTAEPARMPDEYWEEDFPELRNGNGN, from the coding sequence ATGACGGCAGAAGCCCAAGGCTTTTTCGACGCGCGCGACCTGTTGTTGCGCCATCGCACGGACTATGAGCGCGCTTATAGCGAGTTCAGATGGCCGGAACTCGGGGAGTTCAACTGGGCACTCGATTATTTCGACGTCATCGCGCAAGACAATTCGAACCCGGCGCTGTGGATCGTCGACGATCCTTCGCAGGAAGGGCTGAAGCTCTCGTATGCGCAGATGTCGGAGCGCTCGTCACGGATGGCGAATTTTCTGCGCGAGCTAGGCGTAGGGCGCGGAGACCGTCTGCTGCTGATGCTGCCGAATCGCGTCGAACTGTGGGACGTGATGCTCGCGGCGATGAAGCTCGGCGCGATCGTGCTGCCCGCCACCACGCAACTGTCGCCCGACGATGTGCGTGACCGCGTGCAGATCGGCGGCGCGAATGTCGTCGTGGTCGATAGCGCGGAGACGGCCAAGTTCGACAATCTCGATGTTCCGTTGAAACGCATCTCGGTTGGCGCGCCGCGCGACGGCTGGACGGATATCGCGGCTGCGTACAAGGCGTCTTCATCGTTCACACCGGACGGCATCACGCGCGCAAGCGATCCGATGCTGCTGTACTTCACGTCGGGTACGACGTCGAAGCCGAAGCTCGTCGAGCATACGCATCAGAGCTATCCCGTCGGCCATCTGTCGACGATGTACTGGATCGGCCTGCAACCCAACGACATCCACTGGAACATCAGTTCGCCCGGCTGGGCCAAGCACGCGTGGAGCTGCTTCTTTGCGCCGTGGAATGCGCAGGCGTGCGTGTTCGTCTACAACTTCGCGCGCTTCGTGCCGAAGGAAACGCTCGACGTGCTGGTGCGCTGCAACGTCACGACGCTGTGCGCGCCGCCTACCGTGTGGCGCATGCTCGTTCAGGAGCCGCTCGCGTCGTATCCCGTGAAGCTGCGCGAGATCGTCGGCGCGGGCGAGCCGTTGAATCCGGAGATCATCGAGCGCGTGCGGCACGCATGGAACATCACGATCCGCGACGGCTACGGACAGACGGAAACCACTTGCCAGATCGGCAACCCGCCGGGGCAGCCGGTCGTGCCCGGTTCGATGGGACGGCCGCTGCCGGGCTATCGCGTCGAACTCGTCGATGCCGACGATCATCCCGTGACGGAAGGCGAAATCGCGTTGCCGCTCGATTCGCGTCCGCTCGGCCTGATGACGGGCTACGCGAACAACCCGAAGGCCACCGAACACGCGATGCGCAACGGCTACTACCACACGTCCGATGTCGCGATGCGGCGCGACGATGGTTATCTCGTCTACGTGGGCCGTTCGGACGACGTGTTCAAGTCGTCCGATTACCGGTTGAGTCCGTTCGAACTCGAAAGCGTGCTGATCGAGCATGAAGCGATTGCCGAGGCGGCTGTCGTGCCGAGCAACGATCCGCTGCGACTGTCGGTGCCGAAGGCGTTCGTCACCGTGCGTCATGGATTCGAAGCCGGTCCCGAACTGGCGCGCGACGTGTTCCGTTTTTCGCGCGAAAAACTCGCGCCGTACAAGCGCATTCGACGTCTGCAATTCAGCGATCTTCCGAAGACGATCTCCGGCAAGATCCGTCGCGTCGAATTGAGGCGGCGCGAACTGGAGCGCACGGCCGAGCCGGCGCGCATGCCCGACGAGTACTGGGAAGAGGATTTCCCCGAGCTTCGCAACGGCAATGGCAACTAG
- the mmsB gene encoding 3-hydroxyisobutyrate dehydrogenase: MKIGFIGLGNMGAPMAQNLLKAGHALQVFDLNPHAVQELKAAGATAKETPKEAATDVEAVITMLPAAAHVKAVLTGEEGILAGITKSTTIIDSSTIDPASVKTFAELAKQNGNTFVDAPVSGGTGGAAAGTLTFMVGGTAEAYEHVKPVLQAMGKNIVHCGDTSTGQVAKICNNLVLGITMAGVSEAMALGEALGIDPKVLGGIINTSTGRCWSSDTYNPFPGVIETAPSTRGYTGGFGTDLMLKDLGLATDAAKLARQPVYLGALAQQLYQTMSTKGAGKLDFSAVIKLYRNVGDA; this comes from the coding sequence ATGAAGATAGGCTTCATAGGACTGGGCAACATGGGCGCGCCGATGGCGCAGAACCTGTTAAAAGCGGGCCACGCACTGCAGGTCTTCGATCTGAACCCGCACGCAGTGCAAGAATTAAAAGCAGCAGGCGCAACAGCAAAAGAAACACCAAAAGAAGCAGCAACAGACGTAGAAGCAGTGATCACGATGCTGCCAGCAGCAGCACACGTAAAAGCGGTGCTAACAGGCGAAGAAGGCATCCTCGCGGGAATAACGAAGAGCACAACGATAATAGACTCAAGCACCATCGACCCAGCGAGCGTCAAAACCTTCGCCGAACTGGCAAAACAAAACGGCAACACGTTCGTCGATGCACCCGTCTCAGGCGGCACAGGCGGCGCCGCAGCGGGCACACTGACCTTCATGGTAGGCGGCACAGCCGAAGCGTATGAACACGTAAAACCAGTCTTACAGGCAATGGGAAAAAACATAGTCCATTGCGGCGACACCTCGACCGGCCAGGTCGCCAAGATCTGCAATAACCTTGTACTCGGCATCACGATGGCCGGCGTCTCCGAGGCAATGGCACTCGGCGAAGCACTCGGCATCGATCCAAAAGTACTCGGCGGCATCATCAATACATCGACGGGCCGTTGCTGGAGTTCGGATACCTACAACCCGTTTCCCGGCGTAATCGAAACCGCGCCGTCGACACGCGGCTACACCGGCGGCTTCGGCACGGATCTCATGCTCAAAGACCTCGGCCTCGCCACCGATGCCGCAAAACTCGCGCGTCAACCGGTCTATCTCGGCGCTCTCGCGCAACAGCTCTATCAGACGATGAGCACCAAAGGCGCCGGCAAACTCGACTTCTCCGCCGTCATCAAGCTGTACCGCAACGTGGGAGACGCGTAA
- a CDS encoding FAD binding domain-containing protein has translation MELFQLSRANDVRDAVVAGAGSQTAQQGAQVRFLAGGTTLLDLMKLDVEKPARVVDISRLPLDRVETTDEGGVRIGATVRNADLAMHPLIHEPYAVLSQALLAGASAQLRNMATTGGNLLQRTRCVYFRDTAMPCNKRAPGSGCAARTGFNRTMAILGTSDACIATNPSDMNVALAALGATVQIQGTKGARSIPIDDFYLLPGDTPERETVLEPGDLVTHVTLPPIPGSRSLYLKLRDRASYEFALASAAVVVNVADGRITRAHVALGGVGTKPWHAREAEAELAGAVPDTASFARAADAALANAKPQSQNGFKIELARRCLIHALTQVTQSV, from the coding sequence ATGGAACTGTTCCAGCTTTCGCGCGCGAACGACGTGCGCGATGCCGTCGTTGCGGGCGCCGGTTCGCAGACGGCGCAACAGGGCGCACAGGTGCGCTTTCTGGCGGGCGGCACGACGCTGCTCGACCTGATGAAGCTCGACGTCGAAAAGCCGGCGCGCGTGGTCGATATCAGCCGCCTGCCGCTCGATCGCGTCGAAACGACCGACGAAGGCGGCGTGCGTATCGGCGCGACCGTGCGCAACGCCGATCTCGCGATGCATCCGCTGATTCACGAGCCGTACGCGGTGTTGTCGCAGGCCTTGCTTGCGGGCGCGTCCGCGCAGTTGCGCAACATGGCGACGACGGGCGGCAATCTGCTGCAACGCACGCGCTGCGTTTACTTCCGCGACACGGCGATGCCCTGCAACAAGCGCGCGCCCGGTTCGGGCTGTGCCGCGCGCACCGGCTTCAACCGGACGATGGCGATACTCGGCACGAGCGACGCATGTATCGCGACCAATCCGTCGGACATGAACGTCGCGCTCGCGGCGCTCGGCGCGACGGTGCAGATCCAGGGGACGAAGGGCGCGCGCAGCATTCCCATCGACGACTTCTACCTGCTGCCCGGCGATACGCCCGAGCGCGAAACCGTGCTCGAACCCGGCGATCTCGTCACGCATGTCACGCTGCCGCCGATTCCAGGCAGCCGCTCGCTGTATCTGAAGCTGCGCGACCGCGCGTCGTATGAGTTCGCTTTGGCGTCGGCGGCTGTCGTCGTCAACGTGGCCGATGGGCGCATCACGCGTGCGCATGTGGCGCTCGGCGGTGTCGGCACGAAGCCGTGGCATGCGCGCGAGGCCGAGGCCGAACTCGCGGGCGCGGTGCCCGACACGGCGAGCTTCGCGCGCGCCGCCGATGCCGCGCTCGCCAACGCGAAGCCGCAGAGCCAGAACGGCTTCAAGATCGAACTCGCGCGACGCTGCCTGATTCATGCATTGACTCAGGTCACGCAGTCCGTCTGA
- a CDS encoding (2Fe-2S)-binding protein — MPHTIARPQVTPQESRERSGSPHPTPGVTIPVELNVNGTSYALSLDPRTTLLDALREHLHLTGTKKGCDHGQCGACTVHVNGRRVNACLSLAATHADDTITTIEGIGEPDALHPMQAAFVECDGYQCGYCTAGQIMSAVALLGETIGPDDADVREAMSGNLCRCGAYQNIVTAIQSVRGKR, encoded by the coding sequence ATGCCCCACACCATTGCACGCCCCCAGGTCACACCGCAGGAAAGCCGTGAGCGCAGCGGCTCACCACACCCCACGCCGGGCGTGACCATTCCCGTCGAACTGAACGTGAACGGCACGTCTTACGCGTTGTCGCTCGATCCGCGCACCACCTTGCTCGATGCGTTGCGCGAGCACCTTCATCTGACCGGCACGAAAAAAGGCTGCGACCACGGCCAGTGCGGCGCGTGCACCGTGCATGTGAACGGCCGCCGCGTGAACGCGTGCCTGTCGCTTGCGGCCACGCACGCCGACGACACGATCACGACCATCGAAGGCATCGGCGAACCCGACGCGCTTCATCCGATGCAGGCCGCGTTCGTCGAATGCGACGGCTATCAGTGCGGCTACTGCACGGCAGGCCAGATCATGTCGGCCGTCGCGCTGCTCGGCGAAACAATCGGCCCCGACGATGCCGACGTGCGCGAAGCGATGAGCGGCAACCTGTGCCGCTGCGGCGCGTACCAGAACATCGTGACGGCCATCCAGTCCGTGCGCGGCAAGCGCTGA
- a CDS encoding enoyl-CoA hydratase encodes MIELDYAHDGSVALLTLKRPPANAFTPEGLLQLQHTVERLNGEAQVRAIVITGDGPKFFSAGADLNAFADGNKEVARLAASRFGAAFEALQNARPVVIAAINGYAMGGGLECALACDIRIAEQHAVMALPETAVGLLPCGCGTQTLPWLVGEGWAKRMVLTGERVDASTALRIGLVEEVVEKGAAREFALAMAARVAGLSPQAVRFSKELIQQARNGVPRAAALAVERERFVDLFDGADQREGVNAFLEKRAPQWQTARARELQR; translated from the coding sequence ATGATCGAACTCGACTACGCACATGACGGCAGCGTCGCGCTGCTGACCTTGAAGCGCCCGCCCGCGAATGCATTCACCCCAGAAGGGCTCTTGCAGTTGCAGCACACCGTCGAAAGACTGAACGGCGAAGCGCAGGTGCGCGCCATCGTCATAACCGGTGACGGGCCCAAGTTCTTCAGCGCGGGCGCCGATCTCAACGCATTCGCCGACGGCAACAAGGAAGTCGCGCGTCTCGCGGCGTCGCGTTTCGGCGCTGCATTCGAGGCGCTGCAAAACGCGCGGCCCGTCGTGATCGCGGCCATCAACGGCTATGCGATGGGCGGCGGGCTCGAATGCGCGCTCGCGTGCGATATCCGTATCGCCGAGCAGCACGCCGTCATGGCGCTGCCCGAAACGGCCGTCGGTCTGTTGCCATGCGGCTGCGGCACGCAGACGCTGCCGTGGCTCGTCGGCGAAGGCTGGGCGAAGCGCATGGTGCTCACAGGCGAACGCGTCGATGCGTCGACGGCATTACGCATCGGTCTCGTCGAAGAAGTGGTCGAGAAGGGTGCGGCGCGCGAGTTCGCACTCGCGATGGCGGCGCGCGTCGCGGGCCTCAGTCCGCAGGCCGTCAGGTTCAGCAAGGAACTGATCCAGCAGGCGCGCAATGGCGTGCCGCGCGCGGCGGCGCTCGCGGTGGAGCGCGAACGTTTCGTCGATCTGTTCGACGGCGCGGATCAGCGCGAGGGTGTCAATGCGTTCCTCGAAAAACGCGCGCCGCAATGGCAGACGGCACGAGCCCGGGAGTTGCAGCGATGA
- a CDS encoding xanthine dehydrogenase family protein molybdopterin-binding subunit, producing MSTVSESLLSVVGQPQSRIDGPLKVSGRAQYTSDIELPDMLYAVPVCATIASGRVTSLEFAHAQSMPGVRVVLHRGNVGRFYRIAGNSMETGFVDEARPPFEDDVIRYYGQYVAAVVADTFEAASAAAAAVKVGYETSNYDVNDELRASGEPQVQSERGNAAVAYDKSDVQLDETYVTPVETHNPIELHASIADWDGEGFTFYETTQAVSNHQGTLMQMLGLPKERVRVISRYLGSGFGGKLWVWPHTLLAAAASRHTEQPVKLVVSRKMMFQNVGHRPTTQQRMRLSADRTGKLTSIRHDYLNHSALADDYEEGCGEITPVLYSVPDLRVTSGIARRNVGSPTSMRGPGAVPGLYALESAMNELARKLDIDPVAFRLMNEPKVDESTGLPFSSRHFVECLKTGAEKFGWAQRTAEVGSMQRDGLTLGWGVGACGWPAIRFSAEATVDLRADGTARVVCGTQDLGTGTYTVLAQLVAGQAGIPIDKVQVVLGDTMLPLGPISGGSAATASVIPAVLQAARAAIDMVLARAVAVEESPFHRADKDTLAFGAGRVHRKTDAPEQGVPFAQILQAAKMHAASGKGSAQGGFDDPLKKHHSIYSYGAHFAEVTWQPETARLHVSRVVTVIDGGRMINPRAARNQVEGAVVMGVGMALFEHTMYDPQNGAPINSNLADYIVASHSDAPALDVSFLDYPDPVFNELGARGIAEIGLAGVAAAITDAVHHATGVRVRKLPVMIEDLLAG from the coding sequence ATGTCCACTGTGTCCGAATCTCTGCTGTCCGTGGTCGGGCAGCCGCAGTCGCGCATCGACGGTCCGCTTAAAGTGAGCGGGCGCGCGCAGTACACCTCCGATATCGAACTGCCCGACATGCTGTACGCCGTGCCCGTTTGCGCGACGATTGCAAGCGGCCGCGTGACGTCGCTCGAATTCGCGCACGCGCAGTCGATGCCCGGCGTGCGCGTGGTTCTGCATCGAGGCAACGTCGGTCGGTTTTATCGCATCGCGGGCAATTCGATGGAGACGGGTTTCGTCGACGAAGCTCGCCCGCCGTTCGAAGACGACGTGATCCGCTATTACGGCCAGTACGTCGCCGCCGTCGTCGCCGATACGTTCGAGGCCGCGAGCGCTGCAGCAGCCGCCGTGAAGGTCGGTTACGAAACGTCGAACTACGACGTCAACGATGAACTGCGGGCGAGCGGCGAGCCGCAGGTGCAAAGCGAACGCGGCAACGCAGCAGTTGCGTACGACAAGAGCGACGTGCAGCTCGACGAAACCTATGTGACGCCCGTCGAGACGCACAACCCCATCGAACTGCACGCGAGCATCGCGGATTGGGACGGCGAGGGCTTCACGTTCTACGAGACCACGCAGGCCGTGTCCAATCATCAGGGCACGCTAATGCAGATGCTCGGCTTGCCGAAGGAACGCGTGCGCGTGATTTCGCGCTATCTCGGCTCGGGCTTCGGCGGCAAGCTGTGGGTGTGGCCGCATACGCTGCTTGCGGCGGCTGCATCGCGTCATACGGAGCAGCCGGTGAAGCTCGTCGTGAGCCGCAAGATGATGTTCCAGAACGTCGGACATCGTCCGACTACGCAGCAGCGCATGCGTCTTTCCGCCGACAGGACCGGCAAGCTCACGTCGATTCGCCACGATTACCTGAATCACTCGGCGCTCGCCGACGACTACGAGGAAGGTTGCGGCGAGATCACGCCCGTGCTGTACAGCGTGCCGGATCTGCGCGTGACGTCGGGCATCGCGCGGCGCAACGTCGGTTCACCGACATCGATGCGTGGACCAGGCGCCGTGCCCGGACTGTACGCGCTCGAATCGGCGATGAACGAACTCGCGCGCAAGCTCGACATCGATCCCGTCGCGTTCCGTTTGATGAACGAACCGAAGGTGGACGAGTCGACGGGCCTTCCGTTTTCGTCGCGGCATTTCGTCGAATGTCTGAAGACGGGCGCGGAGAAATTCGGTTGGGCGCAGCGCACGGCGGAAGTCGGTTCGATGCAGCGCGATGGCTTGACGCTCGGTTGGGGTGTCGGTGCGTGCGGCTGGCCCGCGATACGCTTTTCGGCGGAAGCGACCGTCGATCTGCGTGCGGACGGTACGGCGCGCGTCGTGTGTGGCACGCAGGATCTCGGCACGGGCACGTACACGGTGCTCGCGCAACTGGTTGCGGGTCAGGCGGGCATTCCCATCGACAAGGTGCAGGTCGTGCTCGGCGATACGATGCTGCCGCTCGGACCGATCTCGGGCGGATCGGCGGCGACGGCTTCCGTGATACCCGCCGTACTGCAGGCGGCGCGCGCCGCAATCGACATGGTGCTGGCGCGCGCGGTGGCCGTCGAAGAGTCGCCGTTTCATCGCGCGGACAAGGACACGCTCGCGTTCGGCGCGGGGCGTGTGCATCGCAAGACGGATGCGCCGGAGCAGGGCGTGCCGTTCGCGCAGATCCTGCAGGCCGCGAAGATGCACGCAGCGTCAGGCAAGGGCAGCGCGCAGGGCGGTTTCGACGATCCGCTGAAGAAGCACCATTCGATCTACTCGTACGGCGCGCATTTCGCCGAGGTGACGTGGCAGCCGGAGACGGCGCGGCTGCATGTGAGTCGCGTCGTCACGGTGATCGACGGCGGGCGCATGATCAATCCGCGCGCGGCGCGCAATCAGGTGGAAGGGGCTGTGGTGATGGGTGTCGGCATGGCGCTGTTCGAGCACACGATGTACGACCCGCAGAACGGCGCGCCCATCAACAGCAATCTCGCCGATTACATCGTGGCATCGCATTCGGATGCGCCCGCGCTCGATGTGTCGTTTCTCGATTATCCCGACCCGGTGTTCAACGAGCTGGGCGCGCGCGGGATCGCCGAGATCGGGCTGGCGGGCGTGGCGGCCGCGATCACGGATGCCGTGCATCACGCGACGGGCGTGAGGGTGAGGAAGCTGCCCGTGATGATCGAGGATCTGCTCGCGGGCTGA